Proteins found in one Gordonia sp. PDNC005 genomic segment:
- a CDS encoding CE1759 family FMN reductase has translation MSRRVVVVNAGVSAASSTRLLAEQLAGAVTAAVSARGENVEIDYIDVASLAGDLATAVTSGVMTPKVRAAQDLIAEADGLIVATPVFAASYSGIFKMFFDVLDPDALTGVPVLAAATAGTARHSLVIDHAIRPLLAYLRADVLPTGTFAATGDFGSPELGGRISRAGAELAARLVASGSVAGFGGPTDVGAAPRRSGSTTDLGPVTDFATLLQGHTGD, from the coding sequence ATGAGTCGGCGGGTTGTCGTCGTCAACGCGGGTGTGTCCGCTGCGTCGTCGACGCGTCTGCTCGCCGAGCAGCTGGCAGGTGCGGTGACGGCCGCGGTGTCCGCACGCGGCGAGAACGTTGAGATCGACTACATCGACGTCGCGTCCCTCGCGGGCGATCTGGCGACCGCCGTCACCTCCGGCGTGATGACGCCCAAGGTGCGCGCGGCGCAAGACCTCATCGCCGAGGCCGACGGCCTCATCGTGGCGACCCCCGTGTTCGCGGCGTCGTACAGCGGCATCTTCAAGATGTTCTTCGACGTCCTTGATCCGGACGCCCTGACCGGCGTCCCGGTGTTGGCCGCAGCGACCGCGGGCACCGCGAGGCACTCACTCGTGATCGATCACGCCATCCGCCCGCTGCTCGCGTACCTGCGTGCCGACGTCCTGCCGACCGGCACTTTCGCCGCAACGGGAGATTTCGGGTCACCGGAGTTGGGCGGCCGGATCAGCCGCGCAGGAGCCGAACTCGCCGCGCGACTGGTCGCAAGCGGCTCCGTGGCAGGCTTCGGCGGGCCGACGGATGTCGGCGCTGCGCCGCGGCGCAGTGGAAGCACAACCGACCTCGGACCAGTCACCGACTTCGCGACGCTCCTGCAGGGCCACACCGGCGACTGA
- a CDS encoding WXG100 family type VII secretion target, translating into MSTGGVIRYDFAGLDTLSGDLRGQFQRLEELSGQLKRQVTALASHWDSGGAASYQQAQVQWDRLFADARAQLDGLGVGVSKAASHMRDTDVRVGRSFSA; encoded by the coding sequence ATGAGCACAGGGGGAGTGATCCGCTACGACTTCGCCGGACTGGACACGCTGTCGGGGGATCTGCGTGGGCAGTTTCAGCGTCTTGAAGAGCTGTCGGGGCAGCTCAAGCGGCAGGTGACCGCGTTGGCGAGCCACTGGGACTCAGGCGGAGCCGCGTCGTACCAGCAGGCCCAGGTCCAGTGGGACCGGCTGTTCGCCGACGCCAGGGCGCAGCTCGACGGGCTCGGCGTCGGAGTGTCGAAGGCGGCGTCGCACATGCGTGACACCGACGTCCGCGTAGGTCGTTCGTTCAGCGCATGA